A region of the bacterium genome:
GCCGCTCACTGCGGCTCCCGTCGGGCGAGGGACTCGAGGAAGGCCTCGAAGCGCGTGGCAAGCCGGGGCTGCGACCAATCGGCGCTCTCGATCTCGAGCACGAGGAGCGGGACGCCAGAGCTCGCAAGCCGCGTGCGCCAGTGCGGCACCGCATAGGCGTGGGCGGTGCAGCTCTTCATCAGCAGATAGACGACGCCGTCGATCCGCCCCGTCCGCCCGAGCTGCGCGGCCTCTTCGACGCGCGCGCCGCCGGCCTCCATCCGCGGGCACGGAGGCTGCGCGAGATACGCGGCCGCAAGGGCGCGCAACGGGTCCGTCCCCGTTTGCAGCGGAACGGGAGCGGTGCCGGCGCGGTGGTGCGTGCAGCTCTCGACCCCGCAGACATCGCCGCCCATCTCGGCGATCAGCTCCAGCAGGTCCCCGGTGACGAAGTGCGAGCCGACGAGCAGGAGACGCGGCCGCCGCCGTTCCCGGCCTCCCACCGGCCGCATCGCGGCGGCGGCCGCCCCGGACGCCGCAGCGTCGGTCGTGTCCCGCCCCTCGAGGGCCTCGAGAAGGCGCGGGTTGAGGCGCGGGATCTCGCCGGCGAATAGTCCGTCGCACAGCGCGCGGCCACGCTCGCGCCAGCGGTTTCGCGCCTCAATCGCGGCCGCCACGCGCTCGGTGTCGAGCGACGGGAAGCCCGCGGCCGCCGCAAGCGCGGCGCCCACGCGCTCGAGCTCGCCGCGAAAGAAGGCGACGGCCGCCGGCGTGTTCCGGCGCGGCACCGCCAGCAGCCAGCGCGGACGCAGCGAGGCGGAGGCTTCGAGCAGATCCCAGAGACGCAGCATCGGGTAGCAGCCGTCCGCCACGACGACGCCGGCGAGAGCCGCGCCCTCGGGCCCGGCGAGGGCCGCCGCGGCACCGCGGACGTGCGCGCAGAGATTGGCGGGAAGGGCCTCGGCGGCGCCGGCACCCGCGACGAAGCGAGCCTCGAAGCCAGCGGCCTCGACCAGCTCGCGCGGCACCAGCCCGCAGAGCACGCCGAGGCGCTCCGGCGCCTTACGCACCGTCCGCCACCGCATCGCGCGCGAGGTGCGCCGCGCCGAGGGCCCCGACGAGCTGAGGGAGCCGCGGCACCGCAATCGGCAGCCCGAGCTTCTCCTCCAGCGCGGCGACGACCGCGAGGTTCTGCGCCACCCCGCCGGTCATCGCGAGCGGCGGCGCGACGCCGACGCGGGCGGCCATGGCGCCCACGCGCTCGGCGATCGCCTGGCAGAGACCGCGGACGATGTTCGGCCGCGCCTCGCCCCCCGCGATCAGCCCGACGACCTCGGACTCGGCGAAGACGGTGCAGACGTTGCTGATGCGCGCGGCGCCCGTCGCCGCGAGAACGGCGGCGCCCATCTGCTCGAGCGGAATCGCGAGCGCCTGCGCCATCACTTCGAGGAAGCGCCCGGTGCCTGCCGCGCAGCGGTCGTTCATCGCGAAGTCCACGACGCGGCCGCGCTCGTCCATGCGGATGAACTTGCTGTCCTGGCCGCCGATGTCGATCACCGTGCGGCAGGCCGGCACGAGCGCGTGCGCGCCGCGCGCGTGACAGGTGATCTCCGTGACTCTCCGGCCGGCGCGCGCGACGCTCGCGCGGCCGTAGCCCGTGCCGACCGTGCCGACGAGGCACTCCGGCGTGACCCCGGCGGCCGCGAGCACCCGGCGGGTGACCTCTTCCGCGACGCGTGCATGATCGAAACCCGAGGGGACGAGCGCCCAGGCGGCCACCGTCCCGGCCGCATCGAGGAGCACGCCCTTTGCGGCGAGGGAACCGATGTCGACGCCGAGGTACACCGGCTCACT
Encoded here:
- a CDS encoding 2-hydroxyacyl-CoA dehydratase family protein, whose product is MRKAPERLGVLCGLVPRELVEAAGFEARFVAGAGAAEALPANLCAHVRGAAAALAGPEGAALAGVVVADGCYPMLRLWDLLEASASLRPRWLLAVPRRNTPAAVAFFRGELERVGAALAAAAGFPSLDTERVAAAIEARNRWRERGRALCDGLFAGEIPRLNPRLLEALEGRDTTDAAASGAAAAAMRPVGGRERRRPRLLLVGSHFVTGDLLELIAEMGGDVCGVESCTHHRAGTAPVPLQTGTDPLRALAAAYLAQPPCPRMEAGGARVEEAAQLGRTGRIDGVVYLLMKSCTAHAYAVPHWRTRLASSGVPLLVLEIESADWSQPRLATRFEAFLESLARREPQ
- a CDS encoding acyl-CoA dehydratase activase, translated to MYLGVDIGSLAAKGVLLDAAGTVAAWALVPSGFDHARVAEEVTRRVLAAAGVTPECLVGTVGTGYGRASVARAGRRVTEITCHARGAHALVPACRTVIDIGGQDSKFIRMDERGRVVDFAMNDRCAAGTGRFLEVMAQALAIPLEQMGAAVLAATGAARISNVCTVFAESEVVGLIAGGEARPNIVRGLCQAIAERVGAMAARVGVAPPLAMTGGVAQNLAVVAALEEKLGLPIAVPRLPQLVGALGAAHLARDAVADGA